From a single Helicovermis profundi genomic region:
- the guaD gene encoding guanine deaminase — MLKAYKGNILFTKTKDAFTIYEKGFVIVRDGYVERVTDKIDNINVDEIVDYGDRLIIPGFIDLHFHAPQFPNLGLGLDKELLPWLTDYTFPEEAKFSDLDYAKKVYSVVARTLLMNGTTRVVLFSSLHKESTGLLMDLINDVGIGAYVGKVNMDRNSPDYLIESTEDSLIKTEEIIKEYKDKYDLVKPIITPRFVPTCTSELMQGLSKLAKKYDLPIQTHISENTGEVEWVKELYPNSKSYANVYDDFDLLTEKTVLAHCVHNTDEEITLMSEKNVFAAHCPNANYNLSSGIMPVRKFMEKGVKVGLGTDVGAGHKVSIANVMSQAIQASKIKWLELNKEFSPLNTAEAFYLGTKGGGEFFGKVGSFEEGFEFDALIINDESLGEKDGRTLEERLQRFIYIGDDRNIENVYVKGNKIK, encoded by the coding sequence ATGTTAAAAGCATATAAAGGAAATATCTTATTCACGAAAACAAAAGATGCATTTACGATTTATGAAAAAGGTTTTGTTATTGTTAGAGATGGATATGTAGAAAGAGTTACTGATAAAATTGACAATATTAATGTCGACGAAATAGTTGACTACGGAGATAGACTTATTATTCCAGGATTTATAGATCTTCATTTCCACGCACCGCAGTTTCCTAATTTGGGACTAGGGCTCGATAAAGAACTTCTTCCTTGGCTTACTGATTATACGTTCCCTGAAGAAGCTAAATTTTCTGATTTAGACTATGCAAAGAAAGTATATTCAGTCGTTGCAAGAACACTTTTAATGAATGGAACTACAAGAGTTGTTTTATTTAGTAGTTTACACAAAGAATCAACTGGATTACTTATGGATTTGATTAATGATGTTGGTATAGGTGCTTATGTTGGGAAAGTTAATATGGATAGAAATAGTCCGGATTATTTAATTGAAAGTACTGAGGATTCACTTATTAAGACAGAGGAAATTATTAAAGAATACAAAGATAAATATGATTTGGTAAAACCTATAATAACTCCAAGATTTGTTCCGACTTGTACATCTGAACTTATGCAAGGGCTAAGTAAATTGGCAAAAAAATATGATTTACCAATTCAAACACATATATCAGAAAATACTGGTGAAGTAGAATGGGTTAAAGAACTTTACCCAAATAGCAAAAGTTATGCTAATGTATATGATGATTTTGATTTACTTACAGAAAAAACAGTTTTAGCACATTGTGTTCATAATACAGATGAAGAAATTACTCTTATGAGTGAGAAAAATGTGTTTGCAGCACATTGTCCAAATGCGAATTACAATTTATCAAGTGGAATAATGCCTGTTAGAAAATTTATGGAAAAAGGTGTTAAGGTTGGGCTTGGTACTGATGTAGGAGCAGGACATAAAGTTTCTATTGCAAATGTTATGAGTCAAGCCATTCAAGCTAGCAAAATTAAATGGCTAGAATTAAATAAAGAGTTTAGTCCTTTAAATACTGCCGAAGCATTTTATTTAGGTACTAAGGGTGGTGGAGAATTCTTCGGAAAAGTAGGAAGTTTTGAAGAAGGATTTGAATTTGATGCACTTATAATAAATGATGAGAGTTTAGGTGAAAAAGATGGAAGAACATTAGAAGAAAGACTACAACGATTTATTTATATTGGTGACGATAGAAATATTGAAAACGTTTATGTAAAAGGTAACAAAATTAAATAA